The proteins below come from a single Anaerobaca lacustris genomic window:
- a CDS encoding type II secretion system F family protein, protein MSSKTRLAQAYYDLSVMMDAGVPILRSLDITIEGRQGYIKQVLKRIRETVSKGSSLTEALDQHRNVFPQLDRMLIEAAETSGALGLSFKMLSEWHEFVHRITRRLQMGLIYPFFMLHIAAGVFGLPGLVLGKTSTTEYLVGTVSILMLLYVPTAIVVVCMALRERFPLLGLPLDFIVLRIPILGQAVYHMSVCRYAKAFAMMYGAGVPITEVTDRATRATGNAIVARLFAGGKDSVRAGGLAWEGYSKRLPSQYLHLFQIGEETGELDKTAEKIAEIAGDRADLLFTAFAKWLPIAVYVVIAGIIIYMIFTLWGQIYSGLPGF, encoded by the coding sequence ATGAGCTCGAAAACGCGACTGGCGCAAGCGTACTACGATTTGTCGGTCATGATGGACGCGGGCGTGCCGATCCTGCGCTCGCTGGACATCACGATCGAGGGACGCCAGGGGTATATCAAGCAGGTCCTCAAGCGGATTCGCGAGACCGTCTCCAAAGGGTCGAGTCTGACCGAGGCCCTCGACCAGCATCGCAACGTGTTCCCCCAGTTGGACCGAATGCTCATCGAGGCGGCCGAGACCTCGGGAGCGCTCGGCTTGTCATTCAAGATGCTCTCCGAATGGCATGAGTTCGTCCACCGCATCACCCGGCGGCTCCAGATGGGGTTGATCTATCCGTTCTTCATGCTCCACATTGCGGCGGGCGTATTCGGCCTTCCCGGCCTCGTTCTGGGCAAGACCTCGACGACAGAATACCTCGTCGGGACCGTGAGCATTCTTATGCTTCTCTATGTCCCGACGGCGATCGTAGTCGTGTGCATGGCCCTACGGGAGCGATTTCCGCTGCTTGGGCTGCCGCTGGATTTCATCGTGCTGCGGATTCCGATTCTGGGCCAGGCGGTCTACCACATGTCGGTCTGCCGGTATGCCAAGGCATTCGCGATGATGTACGGGGCGGGCGTCCCCATCACCGAAGTGACGGACCGCGCCACGCGAGCAACGGGCAATGCGATCGTCGCCCGCCTGTTCGCCGGAGGCAAAGACAGCGTCCGCGCCGGCGGGCTCGCCTGGGAGGGGTACTCCAAACGCCTGCCGTCGCAGTATCTGCACCTGTTTCAGATCGGCGAGGAGACCGGCGAACTGGACAAGACCGCCGAGAAGATCGCAGAAATCGCCGGCGATCGGGCGGACCTTCTGTTCACAGCATTCGCTAAGTGGCTGCCAATCGCCGTTTACGTCGTCATCGCCGGCATCATTATCTATATGATCTTCACGTTGTGGGGCCAGATCTACAGCGGACTGCCAGGTTTCTAA